CAACAGGATCAAAATCTAGAAGGCACGATGCCTTTTGATTTGCCCCAGCATCGTCAACTGAGTTTTAGGAATGCCGCTGAGCTTGGAAAAATGCTCCCCACTGTCCTCGAAAGTAGCCTGCAACCCTATCGTCTAATTTCTTAAATTGCATTCTGGGCAACCTAAGATACACTGAGTCAGGAGATTGTATTTGAGCATTTTCTCTCCGTTCAAACCCTTTTCACTTTTCTATAAACAAGCAGCATTATGCCCAGACAAGCAGACGAATATGCCGTTCACTTCCTCATTGAGGGAGGCCACCGCGAAGAAGTCCGTTTCGCTGACATTAAGGAATTTCAGAAATGGTATAGCAATGTGTTCATTCCGAAGGCTGATGAGCACGGCTTTATCAATGTCCCCATTAAAAATATCCAAGGGGAATTTATGGTCATTCGCCCTGTGAGTGTCCGGGCGATTCGGGTAGAACCCATTTTCCTTGGTAGTGTTGAACGTTTCTAAAATATTGTGATTCTAAAAATTAGGCGATCGCCCCACTGAGCGGTATATTGCGCAGATTTTTCAGAAGGTAGATGCCAGAAAATAAAGACTAAAAATATTTTTCTCTTTTCGAGAATTCATGATCCCTCTTCAAATGTGTAGGTCGCAACGAAGGGGGATTTTTATGGATTTTCAGCAGAAATAAAAAGAAATTTTAGACGATGTAGCATTCGTGTGGTCTTAATATGCCTAGCCAGTCGATGGCCATTAAAAAAATTATGAGACCCCTGAAAAACCCAAGTCCTCCTTTACAAGGGGGATTTAGGGGGATAAAAGGTTTCGCACTCAACTAAAAAGACTATAAATTGGCGTACAAAACACCGCCCGATATTTTAAATTTAGCTGCATCGTAACGAGTAGCTATGGCTCGGTTTCAGCCGGCCTATGGGACAGCGCGGCACAATTCACAAAGTCTTATTTTGAGATCATCCCATCGTGTTAAAAATCGTGGCTTTCGGCAAAGTTCAGGTATTTTGGGGGCGATCACCAAAAATTCACTGAAAACATCCAAAAATTATCCTGAATCGTACGGTTTAGTGGTTCTTTTGTTTGTCAGAATAAGTACTGTCATCTGCGATCGCCCTGATGGTTTATTGTCTCAACTACCGCTGTCCTAATCCTGAGAACCCCGATGGGGGAAATTTTTGTCTACATTGTGGGCAAAAATTATGGCTCGGCGATCGCTATAGCGGTCTTAGCCTAATGCAGCAGGGCATCAAAGGGCGGACAATTCTCGGCTTGGATCGCAGGACAAATCCTGTCAGCTACTGTGTGATCAAGCAATCGCTCGTAACAGAAAGTGTGATGCCGCAGGAGTTTCTCGCTGAATTTAAACAAAATCTGACCCAACTTCAAAAGCTTGGCGATCGCCGCGAATTTCCCACACTTTTGTACGCTGTTGTGCCAAAAACCTTGGCAGACTTGAGTAATATTCCGACCCTAGTTTTCGAGAAAGTGGCTGGAGAATCCCTATTACAACGGTTTAACCGCGATGGACGATTTAGTGAAGGAAAGCTCATTGAATTACTCGAAGCAATTTTGCCGTTGTTGCAAATAATCCACGACCATCAGCTTATCCATCGTGATCTAAGTCCAAAAAACCTAATTTTCACCCCAGAAGGCTACTGGGCAATTGTTGATTTCACCGCCGCGAAAGCCACCTCAAAGGTTGCTAGTGCTCAACCCGGTACGCTCATTGGTTCTGGTATTTACACCGCGCCGGAACAGCTCCACGGCAAAAGTTATCCCGCCAGCGATTTATATAGTCTTGGGGTAATTTGCATTGAGCTACTGACCATGATGCATCCCTTTGAACTCTTTGGAGATACCGAGAGTCGTTGGGTTTGGCGGGATTATTTAATGACACCCGTTAGCGATCGCCTCGCCACATTACTCGATAGTTTAATTTCCGACCGGATCGGCGATCGCCCCATTTCCGCCCAAGCCGCCCTCCACCAATTACAAGCCAAAAATCCGACCCCGCTCCCTAAATTCCCACCAAAAACAAACAACCCTCCACCCATCGCCACCATAGAATCCACCGCCCCTGAACGCTCTCCCCAGCCCCAAGAAAAATGGCATTGCATCAAAACCATGCAGGGGCATCAAGGCTATATCAGCGATTTAAACTTTGACGAAACAGGTAAATTTCTCGCGAGTGCCGCCGCCGATCAAACGATTCGTGTCTGGAATATGGAATACCGCTGGGAAGTGGCTTGCCTGCGGGGACATCGTGGTATTGTTTCGGCAGCTTTATTTTTAGGCTCCCAAGTGATTTCAAGCAGCTGGGACTATACCGTCCGTCTCTGGGATTGGCGCTCCAACACAGAAAGCGATCGCCTCGAAAAACAACAGACATGGCTTGTCGGATTAGCATTACTTGACGATAACCATCAGCTGGCAACCCTCGGCGCAGATCACCATATCGCCCTGTGGGATCTAAAAACAAAAACCTTCATTGAAAGTTGGTCGGCAAACCGCTCACAACTACTGCATGCCGATGGTTTTTCCCCAGTTGTTGTGAGTGCAAATGATCACGATTTATATCTTTGGCAAAATCAAACAGCGATTAGCACCCTATCTGGCCATCTCGGCAAAATTACGGCCTTTCAAATTAGCGCCAACGGCAAATTTTTGATTAGTACCAGCGAAGATAAAACCATTAGAGTTTGGTCAGTGCGCACCCAATCTTGCGACAAAATCTATCCCGTCAGTCATCCCATCCAGTCCCTCGCTATTTTTCCCAATAAACGCTTTTTTGCCGCAGGAGATGACCAAGGTACATTACATATTTGGCAAATTGGACAAGAACAGCCCCTAATTAGTCTCGCTGGCCATGGGGGCGCAATTCAGGCGATCGCCATTTCTCCAGACAGCCAAACCATTGCCACCGGCGGCCAAGATAAAACCATTAAAATCTGGCGATTCGGGATACAATGACCACCTAATTAAAAAACCCAGATCTGTAGAAAAAATCCATGCTACGAGCCGGAATCGTCGGACTGCCCAACGTCGGAAAATCAACCCTATTTAATGCCCTCTGCGAAAATGCAAAAGCAGATGCCGCCAATTTTCCCTTTTGCACCATTGAACCCAATGTCGGTGTCGTTGCAGTTCCCGATCCCCGTCTAGCAGTATTGGCCGAGCTGTCTAAATCTGCCAAAATTGTGCCGACCCGCATGGAATTTGTTGATATTGCCGGACTCGTCGAAGGGGCGAGCCAAGGGGAAGGCCTCGGCAATCAATTTCTTGCCAATATCCGCGAAGTCGATGCCATTGTCCATGTGGTGCGCTGTTTTGACGACGACGATATTATTCACGTTTCCGGCTCCGTTGACCCCGTCCGCGACATTGAAGTGATCAACCTAGAGCTTGTTCTCGCAGACATGTCCCAAGTCGAAAAACGCCTTGAACGCGCCAAAAAGCAAGCAAAAGGAAAAGCAAAAGAAGCAATGTTAGAGGTGGCTGTCCTCGAAAAAATCCTCCCGGTTCTTGAGGATGGCAGACCTGCCCGCCAAGTGGATCTAGATGAAGATGAAGAACACGCCATTAAAGCCCTTGGTCTGTTGACGCGAAAACCTGTCATTTACGCGACAAATGTGTCAGAGGACGATTTAGCCGCAGGTAACGAGTGGGTCGAGCAAGTCCGTGGCGTTGCAGCCACAGAAAATGCCCAAGTGGTCGTGGTCTCCGCTCAAGTCGAAGCTGAACTTGTTGAATTGGATGCTGAGGAAAAGGCTGATTTTCTCGCATCTCTCGGCGTTGAAGAGGGGGGTTTACAATCTCTCATTCGTGCCACATACACTTTGCTGGGTTTAAGAACGTACCTCACCACTGGTGAAACAGAAACTAGAGCTTGGACAATTTTGGTGGGGATGAAAGCACCCCAGGCGGCTGGTGTGATTCATACGGATTTTGAGCGGGGCTTTATTCGCGCTGAAACCATTTCCTATCAAGATTTAGTGGAGTGTGGTTCGACTAATGCGGCCA
This is a stretch of genomic DNA from [Limnothrix rosea] IAM M-220. It encodes these proteins:
- a CDS encoding WD40 repeat domain-containing serine/threonine-protein kinase → MVYCLNYRCPNPENPDGGNFCLHCGQKLWLGDRYSGLSLMQQGIKGRTILGLDRRTNPVSYCVIKQSLVTESVMPQEFLAEFKQNLTQLQKLGDRREFPTLLYAVVPKTLADLSNIPTLVFEKVAGESLLQRFNRDGRFSEGKLIELLEAILPLLQIIHDHQLIHRDLSPKNLIFTPEGYWAIVDFTAAKATSKVASAQPGTLIGSGIYTAPEQLHGKSYPASDLYSLGVICIELLTMMHPFELFGDTESRWVWRDYLMTPVSDRLATLLDSLISDRIGDRPISAQAALHQLQAKNPTPLPKFPPKTNNPPPIATIESTAPERSPQPQEKWHCIKTMQGHQGYISDLNFDETGKFLASAAADQTIRVWNMEYRWEVACLRGHRGIVSAALFLGSQVISSSWDYTVRLWDWRSNTESDRLEKQQTWLVGLALLDDNHQLATLGADHHIALWDLKTKTFIESWSANRSQLLHADGFSPVVVSANDHDLYLWQNQTAISTLSGHLGKITAFQISANGKFLISTSEDKTIRVWSVRTQSCDKIYPVSHPIQSLAIFPNKRFFAAGDDQGTLHIWQIGQEQPLISLAGHGGAIQAIAISPDSQTIATGGQDKTIKIWRFGIQ
- the ychF gene encoding redox-regulated ATPase YchF, with the translated sequence MLRAGIVGLPNVGKSTLFNALCENAKADAANFPFCTIEPNVGVVAVPDPRLAVLAELSKSAKIVPTRMEFVDIAGLVEGASQGEGLGNQFLANIREVDAIVHVVRCFDDDDIIHVSGSVDPVRDIEVINLELVLADMSQVEKRLERAKKQAKGKAKEAMLEVAVLEKILPVLEDGRPARQVDLDEDEEHAIKALGLLTRKPVIYATNVSEDDLAAGNEWVEQVRGVAATENAQVVVVSAQVEAELVELDAEEKADFLASLGVEEGGLQSLIRATYTLLGLRTYLTTGETETRAWTILVGMKAPQAAGVIHTDFERGFIRAETISYQDLVECGSTNAAKEKGLLRSEGKEYVVQEGDVMEFRFNV